The Rosa rugosa chromosome 1, drRosRugo1.1, whole genome shotgun sequence genomic sequence TGGGTATGCACTTtacgtgccttgtctgctctaggtccGTGGAGACTtatttgcttcgtcaaatgggcgCTACCGCCTAGCGGCAGGATGAGACTAAGGGTCGTCGGATCTAtttttcggcggcaacataggaggaaagctgtgctaaagcaggTATTTATGCTAGGTTGTACGCGGGGTACATagttatctttccgctatgtcactgctatggtaaagcaaatggagtagctattgcactctttgctagttggtgtttgttagaatacaagtctcccctgtagagatttctgatattatttcggaaatttttctagatgcttatggtaatcaggggtttaggctcaatgtcccccccccccttgtattcgacagtttcattaatcaaggcttgagggcagccgcacaagctcttttttcaaaaaaaaaaaaacttgtctATCTAACAAAACAATCGAACCTACAAAAGGACAAAAACCGAATTCAAAACATAActctcaaaagcaaaaaatctAGTCGCCTAAAGTACAATTGGACTACTAAGAATCAAGTTAAAATAAAATTGCTATCACTATTGGATAACATCTTTAGGAGAAAACTTCTTGTAGGGATTTTCTCATGGTTTCTTAGCACCTCCGCCGTTAAACAATGGTGAACGAAGTCTTAGCTAGGCTGGCAGCATCTTTGGCTATCTCTGAAAAGGGAAAGATCTCTTTCGATTCTGTTGGCGGCTCTACCATTTTGAACCACTACTATGTGGTAGGGCGACTGCAGTAAGCTTAAAAGAAGGCGAACCCGAAAACTTTTATGGGGAAGGTCCGGGGTCCTCAGAATCGCCTATCGATTAGGGCATAAGATGACAGGTTCATTTCAGGTTTTCgagggaagagaagaagaaacaagttgTTTTGGGCGACTCATGGTTCTTCGGAAAGGCTTTGTTAGCGCTGAAGGAGTTTGATGGCCTTACTGAGGCTGCTAGGGTTCCGATCATATGGATACCAGTTTAGATAGAGATTATGGTTCTACAATTGGCGCTATTCATTGAGGGAGCAGTCCTCATAATCAGGTCGACGCTGGGGATGGTGCTGAACCTCGTTAAGCCTACAATCTGGTGTGATACGATGGCGAGAGTACGGATCCTTCAAAACATTCTGGTTTCGTTGACGCAGGCCTATCAGCCGATATTGTTTGTGTTTGCGTCAAAGGCGAACACAACTGTATGTTTCTAGTATGAGAAGATGGTCAACTTATGCCACGTATGCGGGCTGTTGGAGCACCCAGCCATCGGCTGTTTGGAGCCACCAGATGTGGAGGTTGGAAGTGGTAACTCTAACCCTACTACTAGGGTTTTAGGAGGATCAATGGTGATTTCAAAGGGGCTTGTTCACGGCGGCGCCTAATTTAAGCCTCTAATGTTCACCATTCTGAAAATATCGACGCACCATTGGCTGAGCAACTGGAGAGGTTTCGATCCAAACTTGTGGTGGTGGCAAATCCATTCATCAAATGTAGGGGCCGAAACCACAACGGCAACGATGcctatcattggaggaaataGGACAACACCGATGGCATTGGTGCCCTACTACAAGCACACCAAGTGTATTGATTCTGCAATGAGTATGCATGTTAAGCTTGATTTTGAATCGGTTCTATCTCTTCCTGTGAAGGAAGGAGTGCTGATAGTCTCTCTGGCCAAGAAGACCAAAGTGGGATGTCCGTTAGGTAGTGAGAACAAGCCTAAGAGGACGAAGGTCTCCTAAAAATTGTCTTTGGAAGCAAAAAAGCCTAAGAAGAATTTTTTGAAGACTTTAGACAGGGTGAAGGTGGTCACTAAGCCTAATGCATTGGTGGTGTCAGAGTTGAAAGAGATGTTAGGGGATACCCCTTCTATAGTTCTATGTAGGGCGGTTTCTTTTTCAGGTTAAGAATAAATTGAGACTATAACTTAAATTGATTGGTTTTTTTAGCCTTAGTATTGTCAGTTTACTTTGTTTCTTGGAGCGTTATCTCATAGTGATATTATGTTAGGGTCCCGTAGGGTTTCCTAGGCAGTGATTCAATTCTAACAGAGTCCTTTGAGGTGAATCATTGTATAATGTTACATACTTTCAGTTTTATAATGGATTGTCACCACCTTCAAAAAAAATCAAGCTAAAATAGATGGTAGAGGTTCATTTTGTAGGCAAGAAAAAACGACTAAGAAAGTTAAATTTTTGTCTTACCCTTGTAGCTGGAGAAAGTAGGACCATCGTCCACTGTTGGGTAAGTCAAACGCAAAGGATGTTGAGTAAAAATTGCACACAGTGAGCGAACctgtcacccaacataatttcactcatattcattaagaaaatagagttttaattatttcgggttTATCCATTCAAGAGAGAATGCGTCTCTTAATTATAATCCATTACTACATGGAAACACCTTTTGAAACCACTTATGAAGAAATCAATTGTGGGGTGTGTGAGTGTTTGTTTTTGCTGCTGCACTTGGATAATTGAATGGGTTGTCTACATACCCTTTGAGAGGGATCAAGCTACTCGTAGGTCAAGAGTTTCAATAGGTGAATGACTCATTAGAGGACTTTGATTTTGGGATGAGAGTAGTGTTTGGGTGAATTTTTGGTGACTCGAGGTAATTTGGAATTGAAAATTTGGATGACTTGGTGGTCATCTGGAGTGACTTGGTGGTCATCTGGAGTGACTTTGTGGTCATTTTAATGGTAAGTTTGATGAAGGGGGTTAGCAGGAAACTAGGAGACGGTTTAAATTGTGGTTGCATATAGATTTAaatctagattgcctacataccctgtgaatGGATCAAACTATTGTAGTTCAACATTTGAGACTAAATGGGTACAAGATCCCTTTATTTTGAATCTGTGTTTGAGAAAATTTTAGAGccattgaattttattttggtaGTTTATGGGATTTGGGAATGAATTTGGAGTTAGTGATTCAATTTGAGATTggatttgactggtggagtcagggattctgtttggatTTATGGTTTCATTTAGTGGATCAAATGGACCGTTGTTCATTGCATTTGAATTTTCAGTTTTGTACCGAATAAGAGATTTTGACTTAACATCTTCTCCATTGACAAACACATTTGACTTGAGATCAtgtgatttggacacccactACGAAGAGTTGAGCTTTTAACACTCATTGGGTTTTGaccttttgaaattttttttttttttttaaataagaaaaGGACCTTTTGAAATGTTAGGGCAATATGGAATTCAAGTTAGAGCTCTGAAATCAAGTGGTCCATCTAGTTTTGGCCTTTTGGAGTGACATTCATATTTAACGATGCTTTAAAAGTTTCTAGTAATGTTGACATTCATATTTGTCAATCCTGTACAAATGTCTAAGGGTACGGTCTTGTTAAATGTATCTGACAAATATCTTAGTACACCCAGTAATTAACAATTTATACCTTACTTTTCAATTTTACCCACTTTTAGGAGAGAAAAAAATGCAACATAGTAGTGATCACACCCAGCCTTATCGTGCTTCCTCCGACTTCTTTCGCTGACGCATATTTTTTGCAATCCCTACCCCTACCCCTTCACCTTTCTCCATTTCTAGGTCTCTATATAATATATGATAAAATTTTCAAGGAGAATAGCTTATCATAGGTGAACTATGAATTGCATGTTTTATTCAATTAGTGAATGGAATCAGCTTTGCATTGCAATGCCACATTTGGTTCCATTGATTGCTCATATACATTATATACTATACGATAGACAACTATTGACTTTCACAGATAAAACAAAAGGACATCAATTCTCCAATTTCAAAAGAACAAACCTAGGCAAGAATAACAATACAACAAAggatacatatatttttttctcaaacCTCTTCTCTCTTTTGGACTCTGTGGTGTGTGATAGAGGCCAAGAACATAAAATATTAATATGGTGTGGATTGTATAGTTATGGCCTTATGGGAAGATGTTATTGTATAGATATTATAGATCACAAACAGAATCACAATCTACTATAAACAGCTATTGCAAAGTCTAGTTTAGTAGTTTTTTATTTGTTATGTTTTAGATAAAGGGTACTAAAACTGAACACGTCTCGTATTTTGCTATCTGACCTAGCcatctgctagggtttcttcgTGGTCTATCATTGAGAAAATATTATCAATCCTTCATGTCGTCATGGCTTAGATGGAGGAGAACAATCTAGTCGGTCTTCGTCTCGAGGACTCTACGCGTGTTTCTTTGGGATCGGCGGGACTTGCAACGCTGCAAGCTGATCAATGGTATATGGGGTgtgtttggtatggctgtgcttttcagaaaagctggcttctgcttattttTTAGAAAAAgtagctgaaaagcaaagcagctgattgtttggtaaactggcttttttTAAGTGCTGTCAGTGGCAAAAtgtttggtaaactcaaactggcttgtgttttttgtttgtggaatgaccaaattggacatgagagattattttgccttgattgtttggtaatacaatgttcatcaaatgcttttgttattatttttaatatttattatgTCCTTATTCATTTTTgtcaactttcaatttttataaattatGGTGAGcatatgattaatattggacaattttaaaaataacttatacaaatatattagCAACATTAATAGTAATATTAATAAATCATGGTGATTGTATGATTATTATTGaacaattttaaaaataacttgTACAAATATTCTTGTGAGAAAGCAATGTTCTCATTGCTTACAAGATCACCAAGAAATCAAACCTCTAAGATCTTGACCATCAACTCATAATTTACAAAATTATTTGCAGCATATCTGCTTCTGATGCATGGACCTTGGAACTTATATGCAGTCTAATTAATTAGTTTGGGCACAGGAAATAATTTGAGAATCAGAATCAGTTAATCAGGATAGACACTATAACATGGAGGAACTCAGATGCTGGATGCAATGCATTATTACTATACCATGAAAGTACAATAATAAGtcctcaaatatttgataagTCATAATTTTCATTAATAATTTCAAAACAATCTAAATACATTGTGGCGTTCATAAAATTACACATACTGCATTGTCTCTGCCAACAAGTTTCCTAACTTGTGTACTGTGATACAAATCTTAATAGAATACAAATAATAATGATAAAATAAAACTACTCTATATTACTTCTCTAAAACAGCTCCAAAACGTACATTTGATGTTGAGTCACTTTGCCACTTATCTGAGAGTGAACCAGCAATGCAGTAAGTATATCTTGTACACTGACAAAACACCATATAGTGCTTGAGTTATTGCTGAATGAGAACAAAACACAATCCACAGTTACTAAGCAAGCAAATCCTAAACACAATCCACAGTTGCTGAAGTAAAATGATGATGTTGCATGCTTGATGTAGGTCTCTGATACATGTATAAATTACATATACATTTAAATAATTTGTACTCTCCATACATAATACAAATTATAGTCGCTTTCTGAGGATCTGTTGCAAATTAGATGTATGTCTATGATCGTAGTTTCCATGCACTCATATATTTTATAactatttttttcaaaaaaaaaaatatatataactatttgTTGTAGTGAAATTTCAAACTGTGATCCAAGTGAAAACAGTCCCAGACTTTCCTCTGAACAAACATATTAAGTCACATAAATAGGCAAAGCAACTCTTGAAGCTCCTCACAGATTAGGTGGTAAATACCATCACTTCAATAATTAGGAGCAGCCACCTAGCCAGGGCTGAGATGGACAGAAGAGACCATAAAGAAAATATAAGATAACAACAGTTAAAATAAGCGAGTTAAATTGAAATATTTCTAAATTGTACTGGTTTCATTTGACATAAAGGTAATTCCGGATATACTTACATTGACATACAGGTGTTCCCTTTTTGATAATATCTTGAGATGTTCCAAATTTGGGTGCAGATATAACAAGTTGAAAGCTGATGCATCTGAATCTTCTCCATCTATAATAAGATCTTCAAGTACAGGGAAAGAAGAAAACAGCTTCTCCACTGTGTGAGGATAAGGAAACCAAAATGTAACATGTAGCAACTTGAGACAGGGGAAACAATGTGAGGGGGGAGTAACGGAATTAATATTTTTCTGCAGAAACAACTTCAAACTAACCAATGTAAGAAAGGACATCTCGGAATCTCAAAAAACAGTAAGAAAGGAGCCATGTAATAATCATGTGTAATAATCATCTCAAAACACAGTAAGACACGATTCACAAACTGTGCAAACCAATCCGACTCATATCTTACTGGTTGTGGCAAAGTACGGAAAACATAGCCATGTAATAATCATATTCATTGAAATCTAGATTGGGAACTTAAGCCCAGACATTCCTCCATTTATGTGATAAAATGCTAGTCTTTACCGCCTGTCtgattgaaaagaaagaaagaatgtgGCAAAGAATTGCATCTGGCAACGCACTGATCCTGTCTTCATTGTGTGAGCATAATTTGAGACGCTTTGAGTTTGAAGCCATTTTTGATTTGAAACCTATAAAATGCGGTTCAAATCCCATTAAGTTATAATCATCACAATTCCAAGAAACTAAATGTTTCTCAGAAACTATGCAAAGAACATATGCTATATAAATCATACCCGTCTAGGAGAGTCAGCCATGTTTGAATTGAGTGAACAAAGgggggaagaggaagaagaaattgaagctACTGGAAGAAAACTGCTCGATTTGGTTCCATTTTTCCAAATCAACCTAAACCCACATTGATTCAGTACCCAAGCATAATTGATCTAAATTAATGAACTATACTCAAGCATATTTGATCTCATATCCGTCAAACCCAGAACAATGTCATCTCAAACATTCATCAAATTCAAAGAAATTGAAACCGAAATAGATACAAGACTAACCATGAATCAAATTGCCAAGCAGCCAGCAATCAAGGATTGAGGCTTCGATTTCGAACACAGATGAGAGGCCAGATGAAAgcagtcagagagagagagagatcaaacCAGTTATGAAGTGGTATTTCCGAAACGGAGAGATGTGAAcacagaagagaaggattgtgTAATTACTGAAACAAGGGGAGGATAGAAATCGGTATTTCTGAAAGTTCATTAAACTACAGTAATCACCGCTACAGTGATAAAAGCCAGCCCCTGCTTCTAAAAGCAAGGTACTAGCGGCTTTGGCTTTTCCATCAAAAAAGCTCTGGCTTCTAGAAAAAGTAGGGAAGAAGCTGGTTTACCAAACGCAAGATGTCGAGGTGCTTATAAGCAGGGGAGCAAAAAAGCCCCCCCAAACGCAGCCATGGTGGGTCGACTTCTTGGCCCTAAATCCAAATTCCCAGGCTTTAAAGGTACTATTTATACGATTTGGCATATGAAATCGGGGCTTTCGATTTAAGATATGGGAGATCGATTTGTGTTTCAGTTTGATAGGGAGGCTGAGCGTAACAAAACCTTGCATGGAGGGCCTTGGTTTTTCATAAATACAATGCTCATGCTGGGTGGGTACAATGGGATAAGCCCGGTGGCTGATGTCTCCCTGAATCTAGTGGAAACTTGGGTTGCTATCATGGGCCTTCCGGTAGGGCTACGAAACAAGGCGGCTCTGAACATAGTGGGATTGACCCTGGGTAGGGTGATCCGATTTGACCAGTCTGCGCTGCATAGGAGAGAGCGAAAACAGAGGATTCATTTGGTGCTTGATGTCCGGCGAAGGCTTAGGGTTTGGAAACTCTTTGAATTTTCACCGGCAGTAGCGCAGGAGCTGTCTTTCACCTATGAAAAAGTTAGAGGCTTCTGTCCTAGCTGTGGCTTTTTTGAGCATGGAGAGACAGGTTGCGATGGTTTGTTAACAAAAGAGAAGGATGAAATCTTGGCTCAATTACAAGCCTCTGCTTTGGCTGGACTTTCATTATCGgaaaaatagccaaaccctaagTCTAAGAGGGAAGGAAACTAGGTTTCTAAGGGTATGCTTACGCTAGTGGACACGGGATCGAGTAGCAAGTTTGGAGAGCCGGTGGAGATGGAGTTTCCTCAGGTTTAGCTTACGGGGAGTGGAGCTATCATGCACGTTGCACCTTTGTTTGCAGGTTTGAATCTCTCTGCTTTCCTAGAGAATTGGACGTCCCAGGTTCATAAAACTATGAGATCGGTGAAAATGGGGTGTGGACTACCTCTGTCTGTGGTTCAGAAGTCGAAGCTGGATGGTGGCAGTGTTACAATGGATCTGGAATCATTTTGGAAACCAGATTTGGTGATTGGGTCCAAGCGAAAGGCTGTGAAAGCTTTAGATCGTGTAGGTAAGAGGTATGGCTCTAACTCGGAACCTCTGCTTCAGGTTGATGATGGTATGAAGCTTGTTTTGCAACACAAAAATGGGCAGCTTATTGTCttgccaaggaagaagaaattgGGAAGGCCTAAGGGAAGTAAGAATAGGCCTAAATGTGTAAGAGCTCTTAAGAAAGAATTACAGGGAAGAAAATCCAAGAAGTGAAGGCTTCATGACACTGATCGTGTGATTCAAGCTTCGGTGGAGAAGGCATGCAAGAACTCTGAGACACTTATGGAGGAACTACATGCAAACGATGGTTCTGTTGGGGATGCAAGTGTTGCATCCTCTTATTGCAATGTTTAATTTCCCTATGGGTCGCAAGGTCTAGTCGCTCGGTTgtcactttttattttatttgcttcTGAGTCTCTAGGtcttgttagaataaaggtgttTATTtgtccttaaaaggtgggtgtacccgggAGTGCGAGACTCTGTCTTAGTATGGGTCTtttgtatgtcctaaaggaCGGCTCTTTCTGTCGGCCCCTATGGGAtgtgtcgtttctggtactgcttgctgaattataaatcGGACTGACCacctttgattaaaaaaaaagggtacTAAAACTAAAATATTACAGATGAATTTTTAGGGCTGGTTGTATCAAAAtttggggagtgaaattcacactccccattttacaatccacactccatgttttcttttttagtatcgtaacatcacatttttacaatccacactacaaaaagacaaaacttaAGATATTAAAAGAAGGAGACATGAAGTATATATTGTAAAATGAGGAGTAAATTTCATTCCCCTAAGATTTTTGCCGAATACAATTAAAAGTACCCAATGTCTAATAGTGTTTTAATTTTGTGGGCCCACAGAGAAGAATAGTTTGGACCTGAGGGTTTGCTTTGTTAGGGTTTCTTAGACAAGTAATCGCCTTCTATACCTCTCTTGTCATCTCCGATGGATGACTAAATGTCACCAAACTTGACATTTATCGTTGTTCTTTCCATTTTTAAATAGGGTCATTTGTCACTTTTAAAAAGCCCAACGTGTTAGTTGGCATAACTACTCAAGTCTTGAAGTTATTTTATTAATAGAAATTCATATCATTAGAATCAATATCTGTTGGCTGGAGTCTACATGTACTTATAACAAGATGACAGCAAGAAAATCTGAAACCATATTCTAAGTAATGCTACTCATTACAAGTCTATTTTGAGCTCATTGTTATAGCGAACTTACAtacaaagaacaactccgtgtcttctaaggaaaaatcattAACTAACCCTCTATTCGCCTACATGCAATTGTGGTACCAACATAATGTCACTTCCTAGGCAACAAATAGGAGTAACTCCTTATTCATAAGCCGCTTGGTTTGCCCCGGTCAACATCTAAGATGGTTATCAATTCTTATTAGAATCATGACCCAAATGTATATAGACTAGTACTTGCAAACCATAGATCGACCCAACATCCCCAACTTTCTTCTCAGACCTAATCGAGAGGAAAACCAGGTCGGCCATGTGTGTGTCAACGAAACTAACGTCAATCCTCACACCACGTCCACCTTACCAGATGCAAGGCGATCACAATCAGCCTCAGATTAGTTCGCCGCCCAGTTAATCAGAATCTTCCTCATCCTACAAAGTCATCCAACCAACTGCTTCACGATCTTGGAATAAAGCAAAAGGCAACTGAACATCGTCTTGCTCCTCACAGTGGAAGATTGAAATCGCCTTGACCCGACTAAAACGAAATCCAAGGCTAGGCAAGGAGGACATCGCCATTGGACACCCTCAGCTAGGGTTTTCTTTATTTGgatgttatttttctttcttctccaagTCTTGTGCTAGAAACAACTTCTCAAGTTCTAAAGTTATATTCTAAAATTAACCGGTTAGCTTCATATTATTTGTTATGGACAATGAAATATTTGATTCAATTGAAAACCAAGGACTATGAAAACAATAATCTGCGTTGGCCATGTTAAAGTGGATCATGTTTGTACAATAAATTTCGTCTATATTATTTTCTCTTCATGCACCAAGTCATTCGTCATTATTCTTTTTCTCAATTTAGTATGTAATTAAACCGTATTTACTAATttataaattctataaatatgatTTGAAAAACAAGTGGATCATGTTTGTAccaggggccgtgaccacttacccaaattTGGGCCAATAtactcccacttactccactaagagtttttttactcccatttacccaatttaatattTAAGTACAGTTTTGCCCTTAACTCAATTATTTAATTACATGTGCATCTCCCTGTCTCTCTCCACTCTCCCCGATctgctctctctatctctctctctctctctctctgtgcctCAGATCTCTGTTTCACCTGAAAGCTTCCATCACCTCCTTCACTGCCACCTCCTCTTCCATCAAACCTTCCATGAACTCCGTGAATCCAATCCATAGCCTATTGTCGTCGCCGGTACGTTTCGAAGATCAAGGGGGGCACTGGAGAGACTGGGAGACCTTGCGGCTGCGCGGGAAGTCGAGCTCACGGTGGAGCTTGCCGGCGTCGTCGAGGTGGAGGACGCGGTGGGGCTGCTTCGAGAGAACTCTTTGGATTTGGTGGGCGTCAATCTCGCTGATGCTTTGAACTCCGACCGCGCGTAATACGTCCATCGACCTCCGCCAGGTGACCGGATGTTCGCAATTGCTGCCTCTGCAAGTCCTGCAGCACGGGAGTTCTGGTCGGGGCTTTGTTTCCGGTCGGAGCTCGCGAACCGCACcgttctgatttttttttttttttttttaaatggtgGCAGAAGGTCAATAATgaaagaaaagagggaaaaaaaaaatgaatgctTATGATAACACGTGGAGTGAACATGtaaaattgaacatataaattgatcaattgtgcctgtagtgtattcattttgattttgcgaatttatgcaattcaccgatgggcaataatatgattattaggggcaataatatgattattgagaggcaataatatgagtattggggggcaataatatgtttattgggagacaataatatgattactgggtattgtTAGGGGGAAATAAAATCATACGCcgaaatccggtcaccagtccggtagtcggattcgggattccggtgattattgggaggcaataatatggttactgggtattattaggggcaataaattcagacgccggaatccggtcactagTCCGGTagtcggattcgggattccggtgaccggtcgccggagtctgTCACCTGAGTCCCCGGCCGGCCAcaagtcaccggagtccggcaatgtctccgatgacttctctcactaagtgacaaagaaggagagggcaaaattatcccaaaaataaataaaaaggaataaaaaaaatacttaattgggtattagggaaataatctcttagagtgtttgggtaagtgggcaatctcttagagtgtttgggtaagtgggcaatttttaagctaaaattgggtaaatgatcatttctccTATTATTTTCTGTTCATGCACCAAGTCATTCGTCATTATTCTTTTTCTCAATTTAGTATGTAATCAAAACCGTATTTAATAATTTATAACTTCTATAAATATGATTTGAAAAACAAGTGGATCATGTTTATACAATAAATTTTGTCTATATTATTTTATGTTCATGCACCAAGTTATTCgtcattattatttttctcatttttcttttaatcaatCTTATTTTCCTCAAGTTAGTATGTAATTAAACCGTATTTACTAATTTATAAATTTCATAAATATGATTTGGAAAAAAAGTGGATCATGTTTGCACGATAAATTTCATCTATATTATTTTCTCTTGATGCACCATGTCATtcatcatttttctttcttgaaatGTAGTATGTAATTAAATCGTATTTGACTAATTTTATAAATTCTGTAACTATGATTTGAAAAACATTTATGTATTGGATACGATATTAATTACCATTCCATAGTGTTATTAGAATTCTCGCTATAAATGAATTGAAATTCCAGGCCTTGTTCGACATCAAAAATTTGTCAACTGCAGACAATGTGCCATTCGGAATTAAGTAGATATTTTTGtccatttgatttctttttcaAGGTGTTAACTGTTAAGTTCTCAATCCTAATACTTCTTTCCATGGTAAGATTATATCATTTTTCCAAAACATATCTAGAATGTGAGAATGTTCTTCCTCTGGTTTGCAATTTGATTTTTCAGcgacttttctttttattttcttttggcctAACATATCTCCTCTCTTTTTTGTAGCCATTCTCTAAGATTGTGATTGAAGAAAATCATGATGATGCTTCATttcaaattacatataagtgtctCACTAATCTATCGAATCAACGTTTTACCAAATTATGCATGGTACCCATCTCCACGAAAGCtccttttatttatattttatataaaaataatttttttgttattttggagCTTTATGTATATAAGCTGGTGAGTTGTGAATTTTTGGTTAAATAACCAACACCATATTATGAATTTGAATCTCATGGACGTATTATGAATTTGAATCTCATGGACAAACGGGATGGGGCAAGGTGGGGATGGGGACAAAattaatattcaaaaacaatCTCTTTAGTAGAGAATTTATTATTCCTATattaattaataataatttATCAAATCAAGTATTATAGTAATTAGAAAACTTTTCTTTTGATTTGCCTTATTCTAATTTTTCACTTTCTGTGGCAGTGTTCTTTTACCCTGGCAGGTCCTCTCTTTATATAACTTAATTATACCAGCAAAGGCACCTTCCATCCAAGCTTTACAGAAGTTATGAGTACATGGTATCGTAACTGGGGTAGTCAAAACCTTCTGACATATGAGGCAGCCAAACCCTGTCAGAATCTCTTCCATGTTCTGTCTCCGCTGATAAACTCTCTTCACTTTCACTTGCTAAGTGGTGGAGGCTCTTTTCACATCTAGTACATCTTTTCCTCAATCATAGTCCCATGACGGagatcattttctttttgttatatcAATGGCATTTTTCAACTTCCTAACAACTGGGAGAGGCCTTGGACGGTCCCCACTAAACACCATATGTCCAAGGAGCAGGTTCGTTGTCACATCT encodes the following:
- the LOC133737764 gene encoding uncharacterized protein LOC133737764 isoform X1, whose product is MGFEPHFIGFKSKMASNSKRLKLCSHNEDRISALPDAILCHILSFFSIRQAKNINSVTPPSHCFPCLKLLHVTFWFPYPHTVEKLFSSFPVLEDLIIDGEDSDASAFNLLYLHPNLEHLKILSKREHLYVNCTRYTYCIAGSLSDKWQSDSTSNVRFGAVLEK
- the LOC133737764 gene encoding uncharacterized protein LOC133737764 isoform X3 — its product is MGFEPHFIGFKSKMASNSKRLKLCSHNEDRISALPDAILCHILSFFSIRQAKNINSVTPPSHCFPCLKLLHVTFWFPYPHTVEKLFSSFPVLEDLIIDGEDSDASAFNLLYLHPNLEHLKILSKREHLYVNPWLGGCS
- the LOC133737764 gene encoding uncharacterized protein LOC133737764 isoform X2; translated protein: MASNSKRLKLCSHNEDRISALPDAILCHILSFFSIRQAKNINSVTPPSHCFPCLKLLHVTFWFPYPHTVEKLFSSFPVLEDLIIDGEDSDASAFNLLYLHPNLEHLKILSKREHLYVNCTRYTYCIAGSLSDKWQSDSTSNVRFGAVLEK
- the LOC133737764 gene encoding uncharacterized protein LOC133737764 isoform X4; this encodes MGFEPHFIGFKSKMASNSKRLKLCSHNEDRISALPDAILCHILSFFSIRQAKNINSVTPPSHCFPCLKLLHVTFWFPYPHTVEKLFSSFPVLEDLIIDGEDSDASAFNLLYLHPNLEHLKILSKREHLYVNQ